A single Pseudanabaenaceae cyanobacterium SKYG29 DNA region contains:
- a CDS encoding DUF2499 domain-containing protein, translating to MHALSLPTWVIHISSVIEWMVAIAILWQSDRLRPLAGGMIPALFGALCACIWHLFDNDPSMEWLVTLQASLTLVGNCILAVAAYRIYTDRGQG from the coding sequence ATGCATGCGCTCTCTTTGCCCACCTGGGTGATTCACATTTCCAGTGTTATAGAGTGGATGGTAGCGATCGCCATCCTCTGGCAGTCCGATCGGTTACGTCCCCTGGCAGGGGGCATGATTCCTGCTTTGTTTGGTGCGTTGTGTGCTTGTATCTGGCATCTATTTGACAATGACCCCAGTATGGAATGGCTGGTAACTTTACAGGCAAGTTTGACCTTGGTGGGTAACTGTATCTTGGCAGTCGCGGCTTACCGTATCTACACCGATCGTGGGCAAGGGTGA